A single genomic interval of Chitinophaga sp. 180180018-3 harbors:
- a CDS encoding NUDIX domain-containing protein yields MNAASFYAKAPKHLVAVDCIIFGFDEGRLKLLIMQRKVAPMEGEWSLVGGFVQEEESTDEAAARVLELTTGLNDIYMNQLRCYGEVKRDSGARVISVAYYALIRIPNHDKPLAREHGAHWLELHEIPELIFDHRKMIEDALEALRNNAQFHPIGFELLPEKFTLSQLRSLYEEIYRKTLDKRNFRKKILSLDVMEKLEEKDKTSSKKGAHLYRFDPEKYDALKRKGLVFEI; encoded by the coding sequence ATGAATGCTGCATCTTTTTATGCAAAAGCCCCGAAACACCTGGTGGCAGTAGATTGTATCATCTTTGGTTTTGATGAAGGACGCCTGAAGTTACTGATCATGCAAAGGAAAGTAGCTCCAATGGAGGGGGAATGGTCGTTAGTGGGAGGATTTGTTCAGGAGGAGGAAAGTACCGATGAAGCGGCCGCGCGGGTGTTGGAGCTCACTACCGGGCTGAATGATATTTATATGAACCAGCTGCGCTGTTATGGCGAAGTAAAACGTGATTCCGGCGCCAGGGTTATTTCAGTGGCTTATTATGCGCTTATACGTATTCCGAATCACGATAAGCCGCTGGCCAGGGAACATGGCGCACACTGGCTGGAACTGCATGAAATTCCCGAACTAATCTTCGATCACCGGAAAATGATCGAAGACGCACTGGAAGCGCTGCGTAACAACGCACAATTCCACCCCATCGGCTTCGAGCTCTTGCCGGAGAAATTTACCCTCTCCCAACTCCGTAGCCTCTATGAAGAAATTTACCGAAAAACACTTGATAAACGCAATTTCCGCAAGAAGATTCTATCATTGGATGTAATGGAAAAACTGGAGGAAAAAGATAAGACTTCCTCCAAGAAAGGAGCCCACTTATACAGATTTGACCCGGAAAAGTATGATGCCCTGAAACGTAAAGGGCTGGTATTCGAGATCTGA
- a CDS encoding beta-ketoacyl-ACP synthase III, whose protein sequence is MNKITAAITAVGGYVPDYVLTNQELEKLVDTTDEWILTRTGISERRILKGEGRGTSDLCVPVALEICRKRGISPEEIDLLIVATVTPDMTFPATANVVTDKIGAKNAFGFDISAACSGFLYALDTGARFIESGRYKKVMVIGADKMSSIIDYTDRTTCIIFGDGGAGVLLEPNTEGYGLLDSILKSDGHGREYLHMKAGGSVKPASIETVNAREHYVYQEGKMVFKYAVSNMAQAAKDVLTRNNLVANDIAWLVPHQANKRIIAATSQYINLPDEKVMMNIQRYGNTTAGTIPLCLWDYEKQLKKGDNLLMAAFGGGFTWGASYIRWAYDGDKVGK, encoded by the coding sequence ATGAATAAAATAACGGCCGCCATTACAGCGGTGGGTGGGTATGTTCCCGACTACGTGCTAACCAACCAGGAGTTAGAAAAATTAGTAGATACGACCGACGAATGGATACTCACCCGGACGGGGATTTCGGAGAGAAGAATACTGAAGGGAGAAGGGAGAGGAACGTCCGACCTATGTGTACCGGTTGCGTTAGAGATCTGCAGGAAGAGAGGTATCTCTCCTGAAGAAATTGATCTGCTCATCGTGGCCACTGTAACTCCGGACATGACATTTCCGGCTACTGCCAATGTGGTAACCGATAAAATCGGCGCCAAAAATGCCTTTGGATTCGATATCAGCGCTGCCTGCTCTGGTTTCTTATATGCACTTGACACGGGCGCCCGCTTTATTGAAAGTGGCCGTTACAAGAAAGTAATGGTAATAGGCGCGGATAAAATGAGCTCTATTATTGATTATACCGACAGAACCACCTGTATTATCTTCGGAGATGGTGGCGCCGGCGTACTGCTGGAACCTAATACAGAAGGATACGGGCTGCTGGACAGCATCCTGAAAAGTGACGGACATGGCCGTGAGTACCTGCACATGAAAGCCGGTGGCTCTGTAAAACCAGCCAGCATTGAAACCGTGAATGCCCGTGAACATTACGTTTACCAGGAAGGCAAGATGGTATTCAAATACGCTGTTTCCAACATGGCACAAGCCGCGAAGGATGTGTTGACACGCAATAATCTTGTTGCTAATGATATTGCCTGGCTGGTACCTCACCAGGCCAACAAACGTATCATTGCTGCCACTTCCCAATATATCAACCTGCCGGACGAAAAAGTAATGATGAATATTCAACGGTATGGTAATACCACTGCCGGTACTATTCCATTATGCCTCTGGGATTATGAAAAGCAACTCAAAAAAGGCGATAACCTGCTGATGGCTGCCTTTGGTGGTGGTTTCACCTGGGGCGCAAGCTATATCCGCTGGGCTTACGACGGTGATAAAGTAGGAAAATAA
- the folE gene encoding GTP cyclohydrolase I FolE: MAYNKNESYDEKITSGLVENYKECLHLLGEDPEREGLLKTPERVAKAMQFLTQGYQQDAREILNGAKFTEAYSEMVIVKDIELYSMCEHHMLPFFGKAHVAYIPNGYITGLSKIARVVDVYARRLQVQERLTHEILGAIQETLQPQGVAVVIEAQHLCMMMRGVQKQNSVTTTSAFSGQFAHGTTRSEFMKLINK; this comes from the coding sequence ATGGCGTATAATAAGAATGAAAGTTATGATGAAAAGATCACGTCCGGTCTTGTAGAGAACTATAAAGAATGCCTGCACTTACTGGGGGAAGACCCCGAACGGGAGGGTTTGTTAAAAACTCCTGAGCGCGTGGCTAAAGCAATGCAGTTCCTCACACAGGGGTATCAGCAGGATGCCCGTGAAATTCTGAACGGAGCGAAATTTACAGAAGCCTATAGCGAGATGGTGATTGTAAAAGATATAGAATTATATTCTATGTGTGAACACCATATGCTGCCCTTCTTTGGGAAAGCCCATGTAGCCTATATTCCGAATGGATATATTACAGGTCTGAGTAAAATCGCAAGGGTAGTAGATGTATATGCCCGCCGTTTGCAGGTACAGGAGCGGCTGACCCATGAGATTCTGGGTGCTATCCAGGAAACGCTGCAACCTCAGGGAGTAGCAGTGGTGATTGAAGCGCAGCACCTGTGTATGATGATGCGCGGAGTGCAGAAACAAAACTCTGTTACTACAACTTCCGCTTTCAGCGGACAATTCGCCCATGGTACTACCAGGTCGGAGTTCATGAAGTTGATCAACAAATAA
- a CDS encoding GNAT family N-acetyltransferase: MIFIQDFRTLEHVTTLELCNTFNAAFSDYIVPLHLTPSILEQKIQGENLQRNYSIGAYAGDKLGGFILHAVDNKERPAVLYNGGTGVISDYRGQHLVQKMYDRFIPVYQQNGIRRIILEVISTNLPAIKAYTNTGFEKIRTIHSFKGTVGKLPSNKDAGISIQPNNAPDWGTLAAFMDMTPTWSNTISSIRREAPYTATWEAAIEGQTVGFISVHKDTRRIRNIAVHPGFRRKGIGTALLQYAADKVNGPMTIINIDENFPEISQFLQSAGLEQYLSQYEMELKL; encoded by the coding sequence ATGATTTTCATACAGGACTTCCGCACGCTCGAACATGTGACTACCCTGGAGCTTTGTAATACATTCAACGCTGCCTTCAGTGACTATATAGTGCCGCTGCACCTGACTCCTTCCATACTGGAACAAAAGATACAGGGAGAAAACCTGCAACGCAATTATTCCATCGGAGCCTATGCCGGAGATAAACTGGGGGGCTTTATACTGCATGCAGTCGATAATAAAGAAAGGCCTGCAGTACTATATAACGGGGGAACCGGTGTAATATCGGACTACCGCGGCCAGCACCTCGTGCAAAAAATGTACGATCGTTTCATACCGGTATACCAGCAAAATGGCATACGCAGGATCATACTGGAGGTGATCAGCACCAACCTGCCCGCCATCAAGGCATATACCAATACCGGCTTTGAAAAGATACGCACAATCCACTCATTTAAAGGTACTGTAGGAAAACTGCCATCCAATAAAGACGCGGGTATCAGCATCCAACCCAACAACGCACCCGACTGGGGCACCCTGGCCGCATTTATGGATATGACACCTACCTGGTCGAACACCATAAGCAGTATCAGGAGGGAAGCGCCTTACACAGCTACCTGGGAGGCCGCTATTGAGGGACAAACGGTGGGTTTCATCAGTGTTCATAAAGACACCCGGCGAATCAGGAATATTGCTGTACACCCCGGTTTCCGCAGAAAAGGTATAGGTACTGCGCTGCTGCAATATGCTGCCGACAAGGTCAACGGCCCGATGACGATCATCAATATCGATGAAAATTTCCCTGAAATTAGCCAGTTCCTTCAGTCCGCAGGACTGGAACAATATCTTTCGCAGTATGAAATGGAGCTGAAGCTTTGA
- a CDS encoding HAMP domain-containing sensor histidine kinase, which yields MSGLAPYKRAGYRILVIIVLIAGGCCCGCQKARCQQSQLPVLLKELASTQDSGKYVLMLGKVGTFYMTTNIDSSFFYAVKEYEMASRLQDKRGLADAYDLMSCCYILRTDFNIGGFYCYKALQLHKSLADSARIVLTLNDIYISYLNQGRPEEANNYFYEAFHMASRLPPENDSVYSILLINYAIRFHADTTRKDSVQWALRQAGVISRKYPYNRVSLYVDTYQADTLVKQGRGNEAEARINELGDEALQRGMPFVAMEIYSHVEEYRQMGYEADSTYYRELTFGLARKAGCPELVLPALVGLVDYYHQQGNREKENYYSGEIMKMAVKPRFQQKRDNVNYINFFLKQQSLHKLATRIQQQQKELERARSEKIYKLQIAAGLIVIVILLLILLFVRHRQYRVSQAHEKMMAAGYAAISLRNVTLKANDEFKNKLIAVIANEFRAPLHYISDAALQLGSKDIDQPSMAALIRKIAIVSGNTLSVFDNILKWIALQLSGFKYQPVSCKLNDILREVTKALTPVAAEKMLTIVNQAPENIVVCSDREMLKMVVLHLVRLSIGFTQPATLLVITSWVTGERTFIRITADTGDNLTTILKSLSRWQDDMHALTLAIVRDFVEKMNGTTTVTESAGKYLVFTIDFPGMPTSVA from the coding sequence ATGAGTGGTTTGGCACCCTATAAGCGTGCGGGTTACAGAATACTGGTGATCATTGTGCTGATTGCCGGTGGATGCTGCTGTGGTTGCCAGAAGGCTCGCTGCCAGCAATCTCAGTTACCTGTATTATTAAAGGAGCTGGCATCCACGCAGGATAGCGGGAAGTATGTGCTAATGCTGGGGAAGGTGGGTACGTTTTACATGACGACGAATATCGACAGCAGCTTCTTTTATGCGGTGAAGGAATATGAAATGGCCAGCCGCTTACAGGATAAAAGAGGTTTGGCGGATGCTTACGACCTCATGAGCTGTTGTTATATATTGCGAACGGATTTCAACATTGGGGGTTTCTATTGTTATAAAGCATTGCAATTACATAAGAGTCTGGCCGACAGTGCCCGCATTGTTCTTACGTTAAACGACATCTATATATCTTACCTTAACCAGGGCCGGCCTGAAGAAGCAAATAATTACTTTTATGAAGCGTTTCATATGGCGTCGCGCCTGCCGCCGGAGAATGATTCTGTATACTCCATATTGTTGATAAACTATGCCATACGCTTTCATGCAGATACAACCCGTAAGGATTCCGTACAATGGGCGCTGCGGCAGGCTGGTGTTATAAGCCGGAAATATCCTTACAATAGGGTATCGTTGTATGTAGATACCTACCAGGCCGATACCCTGGTGAAACAGGGCCGTGGTAACGAGGCGGAAGCCAGAATCAATGAACTGGGCGATGAGGCGCTGCAGAGAGGAATGCCGTTTGTGGCCATGGAGATTTACAGCCATGTAGAGGAGTACCGTCAAATGGGATACGAGGCTGATTCCACTTATTACAGGGAACTTACTTTCGGGCTTGCAAGAAAGGCCGGTTGTCCGGAACTGGTATTGCCGGCACTTGTAGGTTTAGTAGATTATTACCATCAACAGGGAAACCGGGAAAAGGAAAATTATTATAGCGGAGAGATTATGAAAATGGCCGTGAAGCCCCGGTTTCAGCAGAAACGTGATAATGTGAATTACATTAATTTCTTCCTCAAACAGCAATCACTCCATAAGCTTGCGACAAGAATACAACAACAGCAGAAAGAGCTGGAGCGGGCAAGATCAGAGAAGATATATAAGCTGCAAATAGCAGCGGGGTTGATTGTGATAGTGATCCTCCTGTTAATACTGCTTTTCGTCAGGCATCGCCAATACCGGGTTTCACAGGCCCATGAAAAAATGATGGCGGCCGGATATGCTGCCATCTCCCTCAGGAATGTAACATTAAAGGCGAACGACGAATTTAAGAATAAGCTGATAGCAGTTATCGCCAATGAGTTCAGAGCACCTTTGCATTATATTTCCGATGCTGCCCTGCAGCTTGGCTCGAAGGATATAGATCAGCCATCCATGGCGGCCCTGATCAGGAAAATTGCTATTGTTTCAGGAAATACGCTGTCGGTATTCGATAATATCCTGAAATGGATTGCTCTGCAGCTCTCGGGTTTTAAATATCAGCCGGTCAGCTGTAAGCTAAACGACATTCTCCGGGAAGTGACAAAAGCACTAACCCCGGTGGCAGCAGAGAAAATGCTGACGATAGTGAATCAGGCGCCGGAAAATATTGTTGTTTGTAGCGACCGGGAGATGTTGAAAATGGTGGTGTTGCACCTGGTACGTCTTTCAATAGGGTTTACGCAGCCGGCAACGTTGTTGGTCATTACCTCGTGGGTGACAGGGGAAAGAACTTTCATACGGATCACGGCAGATACAGGAGATAACTTAACAACAATCCTGAAATCATTATCGAGATGGCAGGACGATATGCATGCCCTGACACTGGCTATTGTCAGGGATTTTGTGGAAAAGATGAATGGCACCACCACGGTGACCGAATCAGCCGGGAAATACCTGGTTTTTACCATCGATTTTCCCGGTATGCCCACGTCTGTTGCATAA
- a CDS encoding DinB family protein has product MKNLLLHYAAYNHWANQQLVKVLLKLKEEQLDRDLGGGLSTLRAGVYYLWSAEYCWYERLQLTEKAADPSEGFEGTLADACAEWLKQSLLLEKWVEKATLVKLDHTIAFTQKKSEHYKMPVQDVIMEMCNNSTFYRGQLVYMLEQLGVSRIPVISFGRFKPKK; this is encoded by the coding sequence ATGAAAAATTTGTTGCTGCATTATGCTGCTTATAACCACTGGGCAAACCAGCAGCTGGTGAAAGTATTGCTGAAACTGAAGGAAGAGCAGCTCGACAGGGACCTCGGCGGGGGCTTGTCTACACTGAGGGCAGGGGTATATTATCTCTGGTCGGCGGAGTACTGCTGGTATGAGCGGTTGCAGCTGACGGAGAAAGCAGCAGATCCGTCGGAAGGCTTTGAAGGTACTTTGGCCGACGCCTGCGCCGAATGGCTGAAACAATCGTTGCTGTTGGAGAAATGGGTGGAAAAAGCTACCCTCGTGAAACTGGATCACACCATCGCTTTTACTCAGAAAAAGAGTGAGCATTATAAAATGCCGGTACAGGATGTTATTATGGAGATGTGTAATAATAGTACTTTCTACCGGGGGCAACTTGTATATATGTTGGAACAATTAGGAGTCAGCAGGATCCCTGTGATATCGTTCGGCCGGTTTAAGCCCAAAAAATAG
- the ruvA gene encoding Holliday junction branch migration protein RuvA: MIAYLNGKLSYKSPALVHVDVNGVGYEVQISLNTYSRIQDMESCKLLTFLQVKEDAHTLYGFFEEAERSLFLLLISVSGVGASTARMMLSSLQPEDVQRAIMMENEKMLESVKGIGAKTAKRIILELKDKVTKQKDTGAVHLSSVANNTMHEDALNALVTLGIARNMAESAIQRVMKNEPLLQNLEELIKKALRSL; encoded by the coding sequence ATGATCGCTTATCTGAACGGAAAATTGTCTTATAAGTCACCTGCTCTTGTGCATGTGGATGTGAATGGAGTTGGGTACGAAGTACAGATCAGCCTCAATACATATTCCCGGATACAGGATATGGAGAGTTGTAAGCTGTTAACCTTTCTGCAGGTTAAGGAAGATGCACATACCCTGTATGGCTTTTTTGAAGAAGCAGAAAGAAGCCTTTTTCTGCTGCTGATCAGTGTTTCGGGCGTTGGAGCAAGTACCGCCCGCATGATGCTTTCTTCCCTTCAGCCGGAAGATGTCCAACGGGCTATCATGATGGAAAATGAAAAAATGCTCGAAAGTGTAAAAGGCATCGGGGCAAAAACAGCCAAAAGGATTATCCTGGAATTGAAAGATAAAGTGACGAAACAGAAAGATACTGGTGCAGTACATTTATCTTCTGTTGCGAACAATACAATGCACGAAGATGCGTTAAATGCTCTGGTAACTCTGGGGATAGCCCGGAACATGGCAGAATCGGCAATTCAGAGAGTTATGAAAAATGAACCGTTGTTGCAAAATCTCGAAGAGCTGATTAAGAAAGCGCTGAGAAGCCTATAA
- a CDS encoding HAMP domain-containing sensor histidine kinase: MISHSLCAQYNSNITATKNALSHITDSTAYVDALNRLSLWYLPCQLDSSGQYARMAKNIAERIGYDKGQRESLRSVGRYYALRPHRYLSYLFYDNALNACRAAGDSAGVASVLMNIGLYFQYEGKLREAKDFLTRSLNIVTDLHLDSLRAWVLVNYYTVNESDSATLPSAQQALQQAEVLTQKYADQLGLIYTRLFRDHEEQRAGRMDKAISDLKAITLQADSIGLNYVAMYASTLVAYYQVALRQADSLVYQRKAVDYAAAGGYTGLVLPVINALYHHYQHIGDTKEAAKYSRLALRVMVQQQDDMVAGEADYLSYAFGDEWMDSMRIQQQTQHQQLTKSKSINRFWFFQILIITAIAVLLTVMLAYFIRAYRLSHKNAARMADLQAEIAKGNQALQDNDDFKNKLISMIAHDFRTPLYNIVNITGFIDEQALSVTDAANMILEVERTAASSLNVFEEILRWIRTQLSGFIYYPQRFLLMDMMKTTIYNLQHLVAAKDISIVTDIPEDTIIWGDYEMLQFIHRNFLHNAIKFSPDSGLITIKATREAGWLTVSVTDEGAGIDAGVLPSLFNWSSSAYEQERTGKGAGVALIICKDFIDKMNGRINAENNREEGSTFYYQLPEVPKKG, translated from the coding sequence TTGATTTCACATTCTTTATGTGCCCAGTATAATAGCAATATTACTGCAACGAAGAATGCGTTATCACATATAACGGACAGTACAGCTTATGTGGACGCCCTGAACCGGCTTTCGCTATGGTATCTTCCCTGTCAGCTCGACAGCAGCGGGCAATATGCCCGGATGGCGAAGAATATCGCGGAACGCATCGGGTACGACAAGGGGCAGCGTGAATCCTTACGATCTGTAGGACGCTATTATGCGCTAAGGCCACATCGTTATTTATCCTACCTTTTTTACGACAATGCCCTGAATGCCTGCCGGGCCGCCGGAGACTCAGCAGGTGTTGCTTCCGTGCTGATGAACATCGGCCTTTACTTTCAGTATGAAGGAAAATTGCGGGAAGCAAAGGATTTCCTGACCCGTTCCCTGAATATCGTTACAGACCTCCATCTGGATTCCCTGCGGGCCTGGGTACTGGTGAATTATTACACAGTCAATGAATCAGATTCGGCCACACTGCCGTCTGCACAACAGGCGTTACAGCAGGCAGAAGTACTTACGCAAAAGTACGCCGACCAACTTGGACTGATATATACGCGCCTGTTCCGGGATCATGAAGAACAGCGGGCAGGACGCATGGATAAAGCTATCAGCGATTTGAAAGCAATAACACTGCAGGCCGACAGCATCGGGTTGAACTATGTTGCGATGTATGCCAGTACCCTGGTGGCGTATTACCAGGTAGCATTGCGGCAGGCAGATTCGCTGGTATATCAACGGAAGGCTGTAGACTATGCAGCAGCCGGTGGATATACCGGGTTGGTATTACCAGTGATCAATGCCTTGTATCACCACTATCAGCATATCGGAGATACAAAGGAAGCTGCAAAATACAGCCGTCTTGCACTGAGAGTAATGGTACAGCAACAGGACGACATGGTGGCCGGAGAAGCGGATTACCTGTCGTACGCCTTTGGGGATGAATGGATGGATTCGATGCGAATTCAGCAACAGACCCAACACCAGCAACTAACGAAAAGCAAGAGTATTAACCGGTTCTGGTTTTTCCAGATACTCATTATTACCGCTATCGCGGTGTTGTTAACGGTAATGCTGGCTTATTTTATCCGTGCCTACCGGCTTTCTCATAAGAATGCCGCACGGATGGCCGATCTGCAGGCAGAAATCGCTAAAGGTAACCAGGCATTGCAAGACAATGATGATTTCAAGAACAAGCTTATTTCCATGATCGCGCATGATTTCCGGACGCCGTTGTATAATATCGTCAATATCACCGGATTCATTGACGAACAGGCGCTTTCCGTTACCGATGCGGCTAATATGATACTGGAGGTGGAGCGTACGGCGGCATCAAGTCTTAATGTATTTGAGGAAATATTAAGATGGATAAGGACACAGCTGTCTGGTTTTATCTATTACCCGCAGCGGTTCCTGCTGATGGATATGATGAAAACCACTATTTATAATCTGCAACACCTGGTTGCTGCAAAAGATATCAGCATTGTTACCGACATTCCGGAAGATACCATCATTTGGGGGGACTATGAGATGCTGCAATTCATTCATCGGAATTTTTTGCATAATGCAATCAAGTTCTCACCAGACAGCGGACTGATCACCATCAAAGCCACACGTGAAGCAGGCTGGCTTACAGTGTCAGTTACCGACGAGGGTGCCGGCATTGATGCCGGTGTATTACCTTCTCTCTTTAATTGGAGCAGCAGTGCGTATGAGCAGGAGCGTACCGGCAAAGGGGCTGGCGTGGCCCTCATTATCTGTAAAGATTTTATAGATAAGATGAATGGGAGGATAAATGCAGAAAACAACCGGGAAGAAGGCAGCACCTTTTATTATCAGCTGCCTGAAGTACCAAAAAAGGGATAG
- a CDS encoding 6-carboxytetrahydropterin synthase has protein sequence MIYLTRVENFNAAHKLSNPAWSKEKNEEVFGKCANENWHGHNYELHVTIKGNPDPETGFVFNAKTLGVIIRDAVIEKIDHRNLNMDVDFMKGKFTSAENLAIAIWDQLAKHLPAEVQLHCIKLFETPRIYVEYYGGK, from the coding sequence ATGATTTACTTAACGCGAGTAGAGAACTTCAATGCGGCGCATAAGTTGTCTAACCCGGCCTGGAGCAAAGAGAAGAACGAAGAAGTTTTTGGAAAATGCGCCAACGAGAACTGGCATGGTCATAACTATGAGTTACATGTTACGATAAAGGGCAATCCTGACCCCGAAACTGGTTTTGTATTCAATGCCAAAACATTGGGAGTAATTATCAGAGATGCTGTTATAGAGAAGATAGATCACCGGAATCTCAATATGGATGTTGATTTCATGAAAGGCAAATTCACTTCTGCCGAAAACCTGGCCATTGCCATCTGGGATCAGCTGGCAAAACACCTGCCTGCCGAAGTTCAGCTGCATTGTATTAAATTATTTGAGACCCCACGCATATACGTAGAGTATTACGGAGGAAAATAG
- the fabD gene encoding ACP S-malonyltransferase, whose protein sequence is MKHAYVFPGQGSQFPGMGKNLYETNEKAKALFEQANDILGFRISDIMFNGTEEDLKQTKVTQPAVFLHAVIAFLCTEHSRPDMVAGHSLGEFSGLVANGVLSFEDALKLVAIRANAMQKACEVQPSTMAAVLALDDAKVEEICAAVTAEIGEIVVPANYNCPGQLVISGSVKGVEIACERMKAAGAKRALILPVGGAFHSPLMAPAREELQAAINATTFNTPSCPVYQNVVAAAVTEPAQIRENLINQLTGAVKWTQSVQAMIADGAGEFTEVGPGKVLQGLVQKIDKTAAVNGIN, encoded by the coding sequence ATGAAGCATGCTTACGTATTTCCGGGTCAGGGTTCCCAGTTCCCGGGTATGGGTAAAAATCTGTATGAGACAAATGAAAAAGCTAAAGCCCTGTTCGAGCAGGCAAATGATATTTTAGGCTTTCGTATTTCTGATATTATGTTCAATGGTACTGAGGAAGATCTGAAGCAGACAAAGGTAACACAGCCTGCAGTATTTCTGCATGCAGTCATTGCTTTCCTGTGCACAGAGCATTCCCGGCCGGATATGGTAGCAGGGCATTCACTGGGCGAATTTTCGGGCCTGGTAGCAAACGGTGTATTATCATTCGAAGATGCTTTAAAGCTGGTGGCTATCCGTGCCAATGCTATGCAGAAAGCGTGCGAAGTACAGCCATCCACCATGGCAGCTGTATTGGCGCTGGATGATGCAAAAGTGGAAGAAATTTGTGCCGCTGTTACTGCGGAAATCGGTGAGATTGTAGTGCCTGCAAATTATAATTGTCCCGGACAGCTGGTGATTTCCGGTTCTGTCAAAGGTGTGGAGATCGCTTGTGAAAGAATGAAAGCTGCTGGTGCCAAGAGGGCATTGATACTCCCTGTTGGCGGTGCTTTCCACTCTCCGTTGATGGCCCCTGCCAGAGAAGAACTGCAGGCCGCGATTAATGCAACCACTTTCAACACGCCATCCTGCCCGGTATACCAGAACGTAGTAGCAGCTGCTGTTACGGAACCTGCACAGATCCGGGAAAACCTGATCAATCAGCTTACGGGTGCCGTAAAATGGACGCAGTCCGTTCAGGCAATGATTGCCGACGGCGCCGGTGAATTCACCGAAGTAGGCCCGGGAAAAGTATTACAGGGACTGGTGCAGAAGATAGATAAGACTGCGGCGGTGAATGGAATAAACTAA
- a CDS encoding GNAT family N-acetyltransferase, which yields MADITVRVARKEDCPRLMELIRELAEYENAVEEVTVTPDHFENAGFGPSPVWKGFVATTQENGQEKIQGAALYYVRYSTWKGCRMYLEDIIVTEQWRGKGIGKLLFEALLEEAREKAFSGIVFQVLEWNTPAINFYKKYTDKFDPEWINVSIDLK from the coding sequence ATGGCAGATATAACAGTAAGGGTTGCACGAAAAGAAGATTGCCCGCGATTAATGGAGCTCATCAGGGAACTGGCTGAATATGAAAATGCCGTTGAAGAAGTAACAGTAACACCGGACCACTTCGAAAATGCGGGCTTCGGCCCATCCCCTGTATGGAAAGGATTTGTAGCTACCACGCAGGAGAACGGGCAGGAAAAGATACAGGGAGCTGCACTGTATTATGTACGCTATTCCACCTGGAAAGGCTGCCGTATGTACCTCGAAGATATCATTGTTACTGAACAATGGAGGGGAAAAGGGATCGGTAAGTTATTGTTTGAGGCATTGCTGGAAGAAGCCAGGGAAAAAGCATTCAGCGGCATTGTTTTTCAGGTGCTGGAATGGAATACTCCTGCCATTAACTTCTATAAAAAATATACTGATAAATTCGATCCGGAATGGATCAATGTCAGCATAGATTTAAAATAA